TGGGTTTACAGTCAATGATGATTTCAGAAGTTATTCTGATGGTGCGAGTCAACAGTTTCTGAACTCCATCAAAAAGGGGGAATTACCTTTAGAATTACAGGGAATTTTTGATAAAGAAGAGTTGGATGTTAAagttgaagataaaaaaaatgaaatatgtgtgTCAACGAAGCCTGTATTCCAGCCGTTCTCAGGCCAGGGTCACAGACTAGGAAGATTCCAGCAAACAGATTTATGATTTACAAAAATCTTCCTAAAAGTGCCACaccaaaaattatttctaaagcaAAGAGTATTgaagtaaagaataaaaataatatatctgcTGTCCCGCTTAACAACTTGGAACCTATCACTAATATACAGATCTGGTTAGCCAATGGGAAAAGGGTCAtccagaaatttaacatttctcaTAGGGTAAGCCACATCAAAGACTTCATCGAAAAATACCAAGGATCTCAGAGAAGTCCTCCCTTTTCTCTGGCCACAGCTCTTCCTTTCCTCAAATTGCTAGATGAAACGCTCACACTGGAAGAAGCAGATTTACAGAACGCTGTCATCATTCAGAGACTCCAAAAAGCTGCTGACCCTTGTAGAGGACTTTCATAGCATTGATTTTTGATAGACTAAGTGGAAAACTTGCAGAGAAATGATGGTTATAAATGGTCATGCAAACAGAGATGGGGGAAAGGAAAAGTCAGATTCACTGGACTTTGATTCAAGTACTATTTAACTCTCTTCTGATGAGAATTCTTAAATAAGTACAAGTTAGCACAGTAAAATATGACTGGAAACCGTATCCAATGTACTTTTTCCAAAAGgctgctcagagagaaaaatatacttattttcaaAACCAATTAAATCAATATAAGGTATATTAACTATATCATTTAGAGTCTTAATACGGTGTACATAGCCAAATACATTCACACTGTCATTCTCAAATCAATATTAGCTTCCCAAACAGCAgtgatttattaaaatgttagctgtttcagattttaaatatggcagtaaatttaaaaattacacattGCAAATTAAAAGtatcaatataattctttacaaCAGAGATGGGATGGGATGATACTGTTTTCACCCCAGCTATGCCTAAACTTCATAGTGTTCTAATCTTTATTCTCTCATGGCAGGATATTCTCAAATATTAATTTGGCAACAGTATGTaagatgtattttcatttaagaataaaattttctagCTTAGTATAATTCAATATTATTCTGCCTACTcacatttctacattttctaaaaatataatttttaaaaaattattctctccccagaaacatttctattttattttatttttgaaaattatggcTTTGTTTTTAACTTACATTTGCCGTTAGCCATGTATCTGCCACCACTTAGACGCTAATGTGCATACTGTCACATTACTAAttaatgactatttttaaaactatcatgTAAAGTatggttttccatttcattcatcagAGTCAACCTATGTATACATTAAAGGATGATTTATTGCATTCAGATGTCACCAAAGAAAACATGCTTTGTTACTTAGACTTTTAACAAAACCAGTTAGACTTTGATATTTCACTGTCAGATTAAATTCCTTTGCCTGAAAATCCTAAGTTTAAGAAGCTTTTTTGCACATGGCCTATTGAATTAGATTTGAGGTGGCTTACTCATTCTGTGCCAAGGAACTAAGTGGCCCAGGCCTGTGAATCAGTGTTCATGCACGCTGGGTATATCCAccaaagcagcagttctcaaatttTTGGTCACCAAGACCTTTTATTTATGTAGGTTATATCCATCAATTATATATTAGagattaaaagttaaaatttttgttcatttaaaataataaacacattacatgttaacataaataatattttaatgaaaaaaaaacttttccaaaatataaaaagcctTATTGAGAATAGTGGCATTGCTTTCCATTTTTGGAAATAGCTTTCCTGTCTGGCCTAACATAGGCAGGtgaattctcatatctgcttctataAAACCTGCTGCAGTTTCACACACCATTATTCTCTGGAAAAAACGCCACTGCATACTCATAAGAGAGCAAAGAAAGCAAATAACGTTTTAATGTGATGATGAAACTAGTTCTGATTTCAAAGACCCCCTAAAGGGTGTCAGGGACCTCCAGAGGTCCCCAGATCCCACTTCTGAGAACCACTGGGGAAGCTTTTCAAAAATGCCAGTTCCTGCCATCTTCCACACACATTCTGATTCATTAGATCTGGGGTGGGTCCCAGATCTCAGCGTTTTTTCATATCAGGTGAATTTAGGTATGTGGTCAAAGCACCATTCTCTGGGAAATGCTAAGGTTCCACCTTGGCAAAGTAAAACCTGTGCTCTTAACCGGGGGCAGTGGAAGACTCCCCAGTGAGATGGGGCTGATAGACTTCCAAGTTTTGACCCTCACCCCCATAATTTCCTCCTAGAGAGGTGGTTCCCCCTATCTGTGAACTAATCATGATGTAACCCTGTGCTTTATGTCCTATAGTACAGCTGAGACAAAGCTGGAACATTTAAATGAGGTTTTTACTAAAGGCTCAGGAATaacaaaagggaaataaacaCATAACTAGATGACCTGACTTACGAGGTGTATCTTCTGTTTGCAGTCCATTTTTAAGATGCTTCCTTTTCTAGCTCCCAAACTTCCACATGGCAGAAGTCCATCTTTTTATTGGGAAGGAGGACAAAGGAGGGTCCTTTCTTTTGgtccttcagaaatgaatagGTACATAATAGAAAGTCAGTATTTATTGTCAGTAATatttacagcagccataggagcCCCCTCTatagtgtaaaaaaaaataattgttctttaaaaaaatatgagggaAGGACAAAATCAATGAATTTATCCTTAAGATATGGAAAATAAGATGATTAATATATGTTCAGGAATCtctaagaaaatgttttgtagAGGACTGTCATGAagaattatataattttcatttgaattgtAATCAGTACATGACTCCATATATTTTCTGTATTCTCCTTGGGAATGTTCTACATGTACATATATGAAAGCCTCCtttgtgaattttttggtttataaatatttaatcagaagaaaaaaaaaaaaaaaaaaaaaaaaaggatacctaTAGAGACTTGGTATGACATTTCtactggcaaaaataaaatatgtttaccctatacattttaagaaaaatatatgtgcatataaatatagatgcaccTGTATGTACATATAAACTgtacatacacaaacatataccTAATTTAACAATAAAACATTCATGAAATGTGCTTGTAGGCAAGTGTGGATGTTGCTAAATTCTTTATGTGTGAAGGGCCCAGCCTTCAAAGAACATGCACCACTGTCCCCCACTCATAGCCGATGTACACAGAGTGGCTAGTTAATCATATTCGCAGTATAAAATATTCCCATTCTATGAAGACTAAATGTTATAAGAATCCACACTTGTCTGGACAACACACTCTGTGAATGTCTTATTGTTAAATTAGATGTGATAGTTAATATTATAGATGCATCTATATTTACATGTcgttttcataaaatatattaggtagaaatattttctttttgccaaTAGAAATGTTATTCCAAGTCTCTATagataaactattttaaaaatattatatacagAGAAGTCAAAGCATCTCCTCTACATTACCTGGTGGTATCCAAGGAAAGCTCCTAAAAATTccaggggaaaaagaaaattatttcaagcTTACCAATTTTCACAAGACCatctataaagaaaaacataaatgtcAATAATAGCTAAGTATGTAGAAAGGTTgcattaattattcattttttaaacaacagTCTAAAGAATAATCTAGCCAAAGGGCATAGTCATGTGCAATAATCCGAAGTACACTAACCATTCTTCATCTAAAAGCCATCCATAAATACAGTATTTTTATCTATGATTTTGAAGAATACTCTAATGTAAATCATTTTTGAACCTAGAAAGTCTAAATTTGACAAAATAAGGAAACACATTTGATTACTGTAGTCAGAGTAcccttaaaaatgcaaaaacaatggCTTAAATGTGATTTACTGATCTCAACCTTGCTAATTACCCAATGCACAAATGGAAATCTatactccccccaaaataaagtTTCCTAATATTTAAACAACCGGTATTtcaattacattatttttatcatatctacatatttattatatactGGCATACATGTAGCAGTTCTAGATCATTTCTGCCCAAGGGAACCTTCTGTGACAATGGGAATGTCCTACTATCCAATGCAGTAAACCCTAGCCGCATGTCAGTTTTGAATACTTGAAATGTGTGACTAAAGGCCTgagtttatattatttaattttagttaatatatatttaaatttaaatagccatgtaTGGCTGGTGTCTATCATACTGTACAGCAAAGCTATAGatactacaaaataaaattattgaaagcaTGCATAGTACACATAGACACAGGAGAGAGATTAATATTTGGATACATTGGCTAATCTTTCAAAAGTTATAGGAACTTCCCAATAaaggttttttttccatttttatcaaaaaagaatataaaatcatATGCAATTTATTAAAAGACAAATTTTGCTTGTAATTATTCAATGTCAGAAACTTCAAAGTTAGTGTAACTCAGTCAAGATAAttattttgtccatgttttttcCTTGTTGGGGAAACTTCTAGAGGAACTGTAGACATGTTAACTTAAATATCTTCCCTTTATGTTATCTGAGGTTCACAACTATTGTCCATGTGTTTTCAAGTACTGAAGGTAAGAAATAGTTTGCAAGCCACTAAGTATTCTGCTCTCTGTGAAGCTGTGGCACAGAGGATATTTTTGGAGTGAATCCGGCAGTGAGTGATTCTATTCTGTTGTTGCTGCAGCCTGGAAAATGAAGAATTATAGGTAGGGATACCTGGAAAGTGGCTCTAGAAGACACTATTGAAACCTCCAGCTATTActgttgaattgtctatttctgtcttctgtcagtttttgctttatgcaTTTTGGGACAtcgttgttaggtgcatatgtgtTTACAATTGTTAAACATTCCAGATGAACCAGCCCTTTTATCATCATAAAATATCcctggtaacttttttttttttaatttaaaattacattttctctcCTTATCAGTATAACTACTTTGGTACTTCTTAGGCTATTGTGGGCatgtacagtttttttttccatccttttagtttgaaattattcatctAAAGAGTGTCTTTTAGATAGTGTACagctgtatctttttttttagtagtaTTACAGTCTCTACCTTTTGATTGGAGTAGATAACCCATTTACATATAATGCAAGAGTTGATATGGTTGGATTTAAATCTGCCATGTTCTTATGGCTTTTTTGTTCTGCTGTTCTTCCTTAACTACCTTCTTTTGTGTTAAGTATATCTTATctaatttactattttaattctttggtagttcttttattatttttgagttattttcttagaaGTGGATCCAAGGTTTACAAAATGTATCTTAATTTATCATAATCTGCCTCAGATTAATACTAACTGTTTTATGGCCTTTTACATCTCTTTCAATAGACATATGTGTCAATCTCTTTCTGCATGTCCAACTTGGAGTCTGTTGAGCTTCCAAGCTGTATATATTAaggttttcatcaaattttggaagttttcattcactatttcctcaaatatattttctgtctctagctctttctcctctccttcttgaCTTTCATTGTGGTTATACATTGGTAgacttgatgatgtcccacaggtctATGAGACTGttcattttcttaattctttattCCAttcttcagattggataatttctatagATCGGTCTTCATGCTCAGTGACTCTTTTTTCTGCCATCTCAAATCTGGCAGTGAACCTCTCTAGTAAGTTCTCCATTTCAGTCACTATACTTTTCACCTCCACAATTTCTATTGGTTGTTTTTTAATAAGTTATAGCTCTTCAATGATGTTCTCCTTTTGATGAGTCACTGTCATCTTATGCCCCCTTCATTCTTTAAAATAGAGTTCACAGGATTATGCTGCATCcaatttcactcagtatgatcAAAGACCCTGGGGAAGGACCACACATGTACACTAACTACTATATATTTAAAGACATCTGGGGAGTACGCAGAGGGAACCATTCAATTCTTGAACCCTCTAACACAAGGTACTTCTCCATTTCCCTGTCAGACTGATGCTCACCAGGCCACACTGCTGATGACTTAGTAGATTCAGTCAAACACTTCCTTCAGTGGATCCAAACTACCGTCTGCCACACTATTTGGTCAAGGTGAGTAGGCATCAATCAGTGACTCAGGTCTGATGGCTGGCTAGCATGGGCCGAGTCTTATTCTTATTGGCGTATTAATAATCACTATGAAGAATGTAATCTTATCAATATAAGAACTGGCCCTTAAAGACTGGATGACAGCACTAGAAAATACTGTCCAACAATTTCTGCTGgccaatataaaatatgtaatcagATTATCTGAGTGTGCTTAAAGTATCAGGAGAGTGTTGGCCAAGTGTACAATCCATTCCAAGTCATAGTTATCTGCATAAATTAAACCTCAGAAATATGTTACCGCCAAAGATGACAAAATGGATTCTAAATCAGGAAGTCACAGAAAGATATCATTGGGAGGATAAAGAATAACATCCAAAATATCTCCTGGCACTTAACTTCTTAGCCCAGTATTTGGCAATATGCACAGGCAACACAGGGCACACCACATCCGTTTCCACAATGTGTGATCATGGCAGTTAAGGCAGGATACACTCATGTGCAATAACTGGACATGACTAGGAGAATCAGGGACTATGTGGAGGGGCCCAGCCAAACCCTGAACTCTCGCACCATCCCCTGTCAGGCTGATGCTCACCACGCCACACTGCCGAGGACTCAGTGGATTTGGACACTCACTCTGCTCAGTGGACCCAAATTACTCTCTGCCATGGTGGCAAGGCAAGTGGCAACCTCCATCACTCTCCAGGCCCAAATCCTGCATGAGGCTATATCAGCAAAGCAGAAGAATAGCAAAAACCTTGAAATGAAGGGAACATAAGCCTCAGATAATTCTCCAGTTTATTAATGTTTCACACTTCTTGGAGTAATAGACTCTTTCCAAAACCAATTAAATTCTctgttataaaataataataaacaaccctggtaaaataaatatattaaaaactggGATATTACCTCTGGAGAAATGAACTGGTACACATGACAAAATCAGCAATTCATTGGTGTACCAGTGAGAATTCCATTCATCAAAATGTCCCTTTCCTCAAATACCACTTCCAATCTATATAGCACAGGGAAAAACACAGGAAAGTTAAGAAAGAAAATCTTCTAAAGGACTGCATGGAAAACATCATGCAAAAATACGCTCACTGCTTGGAAAAGCATACAATAGAAAGTCATTTTTCCTAAGACCTTCCTTGGTCACAAAGTCTCCTAGCTTGTGGTCTCCTTGGCATCATGCATTATAAGTAGGATCTCCCTT
The Choloepus didactylus isolate mChoDid1 chromosome 4, mChoDid1.pri, whole genome shotgun sequence DNA segment above includes these coding regions:
- the LOC119531513 gene encoding UBX domain-containing protein 2A-like, which codes for MKEVDNLESINEEWVYETGSDNQPLSDNQQTDCEYFVDSLFEEAQKTGAKCLSPTEEKKQVDVSITLWKNGFTVNDDFRSYSDGASQQFLNSIKKGELPLELQGIFDKEELDVKVEDKKNEICVSTKPVFQPFSGQGHRLGSATPKIISKAKSIEVKNKNNISAVPLNNLEPITNIQIWLANGKRVIQKFNISHRVSHIKDFIEKYQGSQRSPPFSLATALPFLKLLDETLTLEEADLQNAVIIQRLQKAADPCRGLS